From a region of the Geothrix sp. 21YS21S-2 genome:
- a CDS encoding MFS transporter, whose amino-acid sequence MSSDPGHDAYQSLRYPEYRWFLGGIFAFTVATQIQTLAMAWQVYHITHDPLSLGLIGLAEAIPFLTLTLVGGWAADRRDRRTLSLLSMAVMLTGGLLLLAMNTGRVPQAAWPFYAIQALAGLGRAFFRPASQALATELVPREAYQNAATWRSSSFQLAQVTGPAFGGLLYSFGSAALAYQVEVLLMGLALVMILQVLPHPRTPSKTPILQNLGEGVTFVFTHNLVLGALSLDLFAVLFGGAVAMLPVFAAEILRVGPQGLGVLRAAPAVGSVAMGFWQAHHPPRNHAGTILLICVGCFGLCWIGFALSSVFWVSLILLAASGAMDSVSMVLRGTLVQTRTPPEMMGRVQAVNGFFIGSSNELGSFESGLAARLLGVVPSVVFGGLMTLGVVGAIAWRVPELRRLKRIAG is encoded by the coding sequence ATGAGTAGTGATCCGGGCCATGATGCCTACCAGTCCCTGCGGTACCCCGAGTACCGCTGGTTCCTGGGGGGGATCTTCGCGTTCACGGTGGCCACGCAGATCCAGACCCTGGCCATGGCCTGGCAGGTGTACCACATCACCCACGACCCCCTGTCCCTGGGCCTCATCGGCCTGGCGGAGGCGATCCCCTTCCTGACCCTCACCCTGGTGGGCGGCTGGGCCGCGGACCGCAGGGACCGGAGGACGCTTTCCCTCCTGTCCATGGCCGTCATGCTCACGGGAGGGCTCCTGCTCCTGGCCATGAACACGGGCAGGGTCCCCCAGGCTGCCTGGCCCTTCTATGCCATCCAGGCCCTGGCCGGCCTGGGCCGCGCCTTCTTCCGGCCCGCCTCCCAGGCGCTGGCGACGGAACTGGTGCCCCGGGAGGCCTACCAGAACGCCGCGACCTGGCGCAGCTCCTCCTTCCAGCTCGCGCAGGTCACGGGGCCCGCGTTCGGCGGGCTCCTGTACAGCTTCGGGAGCGCCGCGCTGGCCTACCAGGTGGAGGTCCTGCTGATGGGCCTGGCCCTCGTCATGATCCTCCAGGTGCTGCCCCACCCCCGCACGCCGTCCAAGACGCCCATCCTCCAGAACCTGGGCGAAGGGGTGACGTTCGTGTTCACCCACAACCTCGTGCTGGGCGCCCTGAGCCTGGACCTCTTCGCGGTGCTCTTCGGCGGCGCCGTGGCCATGCTGCCGGTCTTCGCGGCCGAAATCCTCCGGGTCGGCCCCCAGGGCCTGGGGGTCCTCCGGGCCGCGCCCGCCGTGGGTTCCGTGGCCATGGGCTTCTGGCAGGCCCACCATCCGCCCCGCAACCACGCCGGCACGATCCTGCTCATCTGCGTGGGCTGCTTCGGGTTGTGCTGGATCGGCTTCGCGCTCTCCAGCGTGTTCTGGGTCTCCCTGATCCTCCTGGCCGCCAGCGGCGCCATGGACAGCGTGAGCATGGTGCTTCGCGGAACCCTGGTGCAGACCCGCACCCCGCCCGAGATGATGGGCCGGGTCCAGGCCGTCAACGGCTTCTTCATCGGCTCCAGCAACGAACTGGGCAGCTTCGAGTCCGGCCTCGCCGCGCGCCTCTTGGGCGTGGTGCCCTCCGTGGTGTTCGGGGGCCTGATGACCCTGGGCGTCGTGGGGGCCATCGCCTGGAGGGTTCCCGAGCTCCGCCGCCTCAAGCGCATCGCCGGCTGA
- a CDS encoding DUF2752 domain-containing protein, which produces MRLEPAPRFPRVPVWALAAALAFSALAGVEALLERHWGVEVATCMFKRLTGHPCPTCGATRGALALLNGHPWRAFLWNPLLMTAGLAAVAWFAFRAATGLTPRFEWTRTERRLALCGLAAAVLANWAYLIHRGI; this is translated from the coding sequence GTGAGGCTCGAGCCCGCCCCCAGGTTCCCCCGGGTCCCGGTCTGGGCCCTGGCCGCGGCCCTGGCATTCTCCGCCCTGGCCGGGGTCGAGGCGCTCCTGGAACGGCATTGGGGGGTGGAGGTGGCCACCTGCATGTTCAAGCGCCTCACGGGCCATCCGTGCCCCACCTGCGGCGCCACCCGGGGGGCGCTGGCGCTGCTGAACGGGCATCCCTGGCGGGCCTTCCTCTGGAACCCCCTGCTGATGACCGCGGGTTTGGCCGCGGTGGCGTGGTTCGCCTTCAGGGCCGCCACGGGCCTGACCCCGCGCTTCGAATGGACCCGGACGGAGCGCAGGCTGGCCTTGTGCGGCCTCGCCGCCGCCGTCCTGGCCAACTGGGCCTACCTGATCCACAGGGGAATCTGA
- the efp gene encoding elongation factor P has protein sequence MASLIEAIAVKRKMFFEFEDTPFHCLDVEISTPTARGGQTLVRLKMRNLLTRAVFDKTFKAGDKFKEPDLQMVQASYLYSDGDGSHFMDQESFETLTLDDEMRGDALDFLVEGAIIQIQKYNGNPIGLQMPTHVELSVTYTEPGARGDTASGNVLKPAKLETGIEIKVPLFIKEGEKVKVAVETREFAGRA, from the coding sequence ATGGCCAGCCTGATCGAAGCGATCGCCGTAAAACGAAAGATGTTCTTCGAATTCGAGGACACCCCCTTCCACTGCCTGGACGTGGAGATCTCCACCCCCACGGCCCGCGGCGGCCAGACCCTGGTGCGCCTCAAGATGCGCAACCTCCTCACCCGCGCGGTCTTCGACAAGACCTTCAAGGCCGGCGACAAGTTCAAGGAGCCCGACCTCCAGATGGTGCAGGCCTCCTACCTCTACTCCGACGGGGACGGATCCCACTTCATGGACCAGGAGTCCTTCGAGACCCTGACCCTGGATGACGAGATGCGGGGCGACGCCCTGGACTTCCTGGTGGAGGGCGCCATCATCCAGATCCAGAAGTACAACGGCAATCCCATCGGCCTCCAGATGCCCACCCACGTGGAGCTTTCGGTCACCTACACCGAGCCCGGCGCCCGGGGGGACACGGCCAGCGGCAACGTCCTCAAGCCCGCCAAGCTGGAGACGGGCATCGAGATCAAGGTGCCCCTCTTCATCAAGGAGGGCGAGAAGGTCAAGGTGGCCGTGGAGACCCGGGAGTTCGCGGGGCGGGCCTGA
- a CDS encoding serine/threonine-protein kinase — MADLPKSIGRYLVKRAIGQGAMGVVYLAEDPLLKRRLALKVVRAAGEEREQALERFKREAEISAQLNHPNIVTVYDVGDEPAMGPFIAMEYVEGNSLGKFIRDNSLELETKFGILIQAMRALRAAHRHAIVHRDVKPDNILVAEDGRVKLMDFGIAKTMAPRLTNAGEFLGSPAYSAPELLRGGDPTPSSDRYAFAVTSFELLTGQLPHPGTNVAAVITHILTEPPVFPAGMSGDMTKVFRQALSQDPEERPGSLMDFLLPLVDAYPLDSNCRARVNELFRHDDHAGDIVPLRRLRPSSAIPPEPPSSATSTGRTTAGLGGVRATPVRPIPSYTLPSPVKIELETESPTSTRPPGHGQGPDRRQGADEVTPLTMVKWFIAILVAGQLIWWLYRLVNSSAPPT; from the coding sequence ATGGCGGATCTTCCAAAGAGCATAGGCCGGTATCTGGTCAAACGGGCCATTGGCCAGGGCGCCATGGGCGTGGTCTACCTCGCGGAGGACCCCCTCCTGAAGCGCCGCCTGGCCCTGAAGGTGGTCCGCGCCGCCGGCGAGGAGCGGGAGCAGGCCCTGGAGCGCTTCAAGCGCGAGGCCGAGATCTCCGCCCAGCTGAACCACCCCAACATCGTCACGGTGTACGACGTGGGCGACGAGCCCGCCATGGGCCCCTTCATCGCCATGGAGTACGTCGAGGGCAACAGCCTGGGCAAGTTCATCCGGGACAATTCGCTGGAACTCGAGACCAAGTTCGGGATCCTCATCCAGGCCATGCGGGCCCTGCGCGCGGCCCACCGCCACGCCATCGTCCACCGGGACGTCAAGCCCGACAACATCCTCGTGGCCGAGGACGGCCGGGTCAAGCTCATGGACTTCGGCATCGCCAAGACCATGGCCCCGCGCCTCACCAACGCCGGCGAGTTCCTGGGCTCGCCGGCCTACAGCGCCCCCGAATTGCTGCGGGGCGGCGACCCCACCCCCAGCTCGGACCGGTACGCGTTCGCCGTGACCTCGTTCGAGCTGCTCACGGGCCAGTTGCCGCACCCGGGCACCAACGTGGCCGCGGTCATCACCCACATCCTGACGGAGCCGCCGGTCTTCCCCGCCGGAATGTCCGGCGACATGACCAAGGTCTTCCGCCAGGCGCTGTCCCAGGACCCCGAGGAGCGCCCCGGCTCCCTCATGGACTTCCTGCTGCCCCTCGTGGACGCCTACCCCCTGGATTCCAATTGCCGCGCCCGGGTCAACGAGCTGTTCCGCCACGACGACCACGCCGGGGACATCGTGCCTCTCCGGCGCCTGCGCCCCTCGTCCGCCATCCCCCCCGAGCCCCCTTCGAGCGCCACCTCCACCGGCAGGACCACCGCGGGCCTGGGCGGCGTGCGGGCCACCCCGGTGCGCCCCATCCCCTCCTACACGCTCCCCAGCCCCGTCAAGATCGAGCTGGAGACCGAATCTCCCACGAGCACGCGCCCCCCCGGCCACGGGCAGGGCCCGGACCGCCGGCAGGGCGCAGACGAGGTGACGCCCCTGACCATGGTCAAGTGGTTCATCGCCATCCTGGTGGCGGGCCAGCTGATCTGGTGGCTCTACCGCCTCGTGAACAGCTCGGCGCCCCCTACCTAG
- the murI gene encoding glutamate racemase produces MNRQDQPIGVFDSGIGGLTVVRALRRLLPEESIVYLGDTARVPYGNKSHATIERYALQAGTILGRHKPKLMVIACNTASAHGLGALQAAAPCPVIGVIEPGAEAASLAKGPVGVIGTLATIQSGAYDDAIRRRNPQAVIHSLPCPLLVGFAEEGWLDDPITDAICRRYLNQIPFEVRTIVLGCTHYPTLLPSLNRTRPDTTWLDSGELAAKAVEDLLRGSLGFRTASARGDLRILLTDAGTRLQEVGERFLGEPLDSVELVEL; encoded by the coding sequence ATGAACCGTCAGGACCAGCCCATCGGGGTCTTCGACTCCGGCATCGGGGGGCTGACGGTGGTGCGCGCGCTGCGCAGGCTCCTGCCCGAGGAGTCCATCGTGTACCTGGGCGACACCGCCCGGGTGCCGTACGGCAACAAGTCCCACGCCACCATCGAGCGCTATGCCCTGCAGGCCGGGACGATCCTGGGCCGCCACAAGCCCAAGCTCATGGTCATCGCCTGCAACACCGCCTCGGCCCACGGCCTCGGGGCGCTGCAGGCCGCCGCGCCCTGCCCCGTCATCGGCGTGATCGAGCCGGGGGCGGAGGCCGCGAGCCTGGCCAAGGGGCCCGTGGGCGTCATCGGCACCCTGGCCACGATCCAGTCCGGCGCCTACGACGACGCCATCCGCCGACGGAACCCCCAGGCCGTCATCCACAGCCTGCCCTGCCCCCTCCTGGTGGGCTTCGCGGAGGAGGGCTGGCTGGACGACCCCATCACCGACGCCATCTGCCGCCGCTACCTGAACCAGATACCCTTCGAGGTGCGCACCATCGTCCTGGGCTGCACCCACTACCCCACCCTGCTGCCCAGCCTGAACCGCACCCGCCCGGACACCACCTGGCTGGACAGCGGCGAGCTCGCGGCGAAGGCGGTCGAGGACCTCCTGCGGGGCTCCCTGGGCTTCCGCACCGCCAGCGCCCGGGGCGACCTGAGGATCCTGCTCACGGACGCCGGCACCCGCCTCCAGGAGGTCGGTGAGCGCTTCCTGGGCGAGCCTCTGGACTCCGTGGAGCTCGTGGAGCTCTGA
- a CDS encoding 50S ribosomal protein L11 methyltransferase — protein sequence MDHASPHTRWLLEVPGAAEDRLGDWLTEGGATATYREADPPHTFFAYFPPGLTPPDAGGLAAFGARLLREERFEDEDWLAKSREGFGPIEVGQGFYIRPLWDASPAPGGRTPIVVNPGLAFGTGGHETTRLCMAHLEELAAAGRLQDPVLDIGAGTGILALTAWLCGARRIAALDNDPDCGPAMDEFMVLNEAVLGGARPFTHYVGLLDDPRADGPWNTLLANILLETIQDLLPRMASIAAPGALLVASGILAERQDEALISLAAYGFRPLKVTTEGAWVAILAEKLP from the coding sequence ATGGATCATGCATCTCCCCACACCCGCTGGCTGCTCGAGGTACCGGGGGCCGCGGAGGACCGCCTGGGCGACTGGCTCACCGAAGGGGGCGCCACCGCCACCTACCGCGAGGCGGACCCCCCCCACACCTTCTTCGCCTATTTCCCTCCGGGCCTGACCCCTCCCGACGCCGGAGGCCTGGCCGCCTTCGGCGCGCGCCTGCTCCGCGAGGAGCGCTTCGAGGACGAGGACTGGCTGGCCAAGAGCCGGGAGGGCTTCGGCCCCATCGAGGTCGGCCAGGGCTTCTACATCCGCCCGCTTTGGGACGCCAGCCCGGCTCCCGGCGGCCGCACCCCCATCGTCGTGAACCCGGGCCTCGCCTTCGGCACCGGCGGCCACGAGACCACCCGCCTGTGCATGGCCCACCTCGAGGAGCTGGCCGCGGCGGGCCGGCTCCAGGACCCGGTGCTGGACATCGGCGCGGGCACGGGCATCCTGGCGCTGACCGCCTGGCTCTGCGGGGCCCGGCGCATCGCGGCCCTGGACAACGACCCCGACTGCGGCCCGGCCATGGACGAGTTCATGGTCCTGAACGAGGCCGTCCTGGGCGGCGCGCGCCCCTTCACCCACTACGTGGGCCTCCTGGACGACCCCAGGGCCGACGGCCCCTGGAACACCCTCCTCGCCAACATCCTCCTGGAGACCATCCAGGACCTGCTGCCCCGCATGGCCTCCATCGCCGCGCCGGGAGCCCTGCTGGTGGCCTCGGGCATCCTGGCCGAGCGCCAGGACGAGGCCCTCATCAGCCTCGCGGCCTACGGCTTCCGGCCCCTGAAGGTGACCACCGAGGGCGCCTGGGTGGCCATCCTGGCGGAGAAGCTCCCATGA
- a CDS encoding sigma-54-dependent Fis family transcriptional regulator has product MTPLPRLHWSTLGEPTLGLENRWAGAWEITLDRAGAPALPPRETDLWVITASAPEPPPALVRAGAEAGALPILLLLPPGTDGVQAPSLFHWSALGSVRWGPMQDLPPVPGLRPATLPPLNLTVTQALALGLVGIGAAMQEVLAKAKAASATRATVLLQGESGTGKEIIARAIHSMSAQADLPFVPVHCGAIPDNLIESELFGYTKGAFTDARKDAPGKFREATGGTIFLDEVSTMPLGAQVRLLRVLQEREVQPLGGGGPVKVDVRVVAATNSDLWQRVQEGSFREDLFYRLEVVPITLPPLRARREEIPFLAQHFLNRKAREHGLYPKAIHPSVDSLLMAMPWSGNVRQLENAVERAIVLSAGRPVLTREDFTFLADRIPEGREIVQSLPPMESYAPSGVVSAAQSMDLPAEGVDLNQVVSDVEKKLMLQSLQVTRGNKKRAAELLGLKRTTFLEKMKRLDLEDVAPDGAEA; this is encoded by the coding sequence ATGACCCCACTCCCCCGCCTCCACTGGTCCACGCTCGGCGAGCCCACCCTGGGGCTCGAGAACCGCTGGGCCGGCGCATGGGAAATCACGCTGGACCGCGCAGGCGCGCCGGCCCTGCCGCCCCGGGAGACCGATCTGTGGGTCATCACGGCCTCCGCCCCGGAACCGCCGCCCGCCCTGGTGAGGGCCGGCGCGGAGGCGGGGGCGCTGCCCATCCTCCTCCTGCTCCCGCCCGGGACCGACGGCGTGCAAGCCCCTTCGCTGTTCCATTGGAGCGCCCTGGGCTCGGTGCGCTGGGGGCCCATGCAGGACCTTCCTCCGGTGCCGGGGCTGCGCCCGGCCACCCTGCCTCCGCTCAACCTCACGGTCACCCAGGCCCTCGCGCTCGGCCTGGTGGGCATCGGCGCGGCCATGCAGGAGGTGCTGGCCAAGGCCAAGGCCGCCTCGGCCACCCGCGCCACGGTGCTCCTCCAAGGGGAGAGCGGCACCGGCAAGGAGATCATCGCCCGGGCCATCCACTCCATGAGCGCGCAGGCCGACCTGCCCTTCGTGCCCGTGCACTGCGGCGCCATCCCGGACAACCTCATCGAGTCCGAGCTCTTCGGCTACACCAAGGGCGCCTTCACCGACGCCCGCAAGGACGCCCCCGGCAAGTTCCGGGAAGCCACGGGCGGCACCATCTTCCTGGACGAGGTGAGCACCATGCCCCTGGGCGCCCAGGTGCGCCTGCTGCGGGTCCTCCAGGAACGGGAAGTGCAGCCCCTGGGCGGCGGAGGCCCCGTGAAGGTGGACGTGCGCGTGGTGGCGGCCACCAACTCCGACCTGTGGCAGCGGGTGCAGGAGGGCTCCTTCCGGGAGGACCTCTTCTACCGCCTGGAAGTGGTGCCCATCACCCTGCCCCCGCTGCGCGCGCGCCGGGAGGAGATCCCCTTCCTCGCCCAGCATTTCCTCAACCGCAAGGCCCGGGAGCACGGCCTCTATCCCAAGGCCATCCACCCTTCGGTGGATTCCCTGCTCATGGCCATGCCCTGGAGCGGCAACGTGCGCCAGCTTGAGAACGCCGTGGAGCGGGCCATCGTGCTCTCCGCGGGGCGCCCCGTGCTCACGCGGGAGGACTTCACGTTCCTGGCGGACCGCATCCCCGAAGGCCGGGAGATCGTCCAGTCCCTGCCCCCCATGGAGTCCTACGCGCCTTCCGGCGTGGTGTCGGCCGCGCAGTCCATGGACCTGCCCGCCGAGGGGGTCGACCTCAACCAGGTGGTCTCGGACGTGGAGAAGAAGCTCATGCTCCAGAGCCTCCAGGTGACGCGGGGCAACAAGAAGCGCGCGGCCGAGCTCCTGGGCCTCAAGCGGACCACGTTCCTGGAAAAGATGAAGCGGCTGGACCTGGAGGACGTCGCGCCGGACGGTGCCGAGGCCTGA
- the tpx gene encoding thiol peroxidase: MAQITLKGNPIHTVGDLPKAGNPAPTFTLTRKDLSEVSLADFKGQRVVLNIFPSIDTPTCATSVRTFNAQASKAANTVVLCVSVDLPFAAGRFCAAEGLDNVVPASAFRTPEFGKAYGVTLIDGPLRGLLARAVVVLDETGKVVHTELVPEIAQEPNYEAALKVLN, encoded by the coding sequence ATGGCCCAGATCACCCTCAAAGGGAACCCCATCCACACCGTCGGCGACCTGCCCAAGGCCGGCAACCCCGCCCCGACCTTCACGCTGACGCGCAAGGACCTCTCCGAGGTCTCCCTGGCGGACTTCAAGGGCCAGCGGGTGGTCCTGAACATCTTCCCGAGCATCGACACGCCCACCTGCGCCACCTCGGTCCGCACCTTCAACGCCCAGGCCTCCAAGGCCGCCAACACGGTGGTCCTGTGCGTGTCCGTGGACCTGCCCTTCGCCGCCGGCCGCTTCTGCGCCGCGGAAGGCCTGGACAACGTCGTCCCCGCCTCCGCCTTCCGGACCCCCGAATTCGGCAAGGCGTACGGCGTGACCCTCATCGACGGCCCCCTGCGCGGTCTGCTGGCCCGCGCCGTGGTGGTGCTGGACGAGACGGGGAAGGTGGTCCACACGGAACTGGTCCCCGAGATCGCCCAGGAGCCCAACTACGAGGCCGCGCTCAAGGTGCTGAACTAG
- the rsgA gene encoding ribosome small subunit-dependent GTPase A yields the protein MGRKYRLGQSRDAHDLDSPDAYAREGKAQSKRRQQSAERLTTEAESHDSDSMLLLPDAAPWAHLEAATLVWRHSQIVDLELDDRTPIRATLAGKLKGVKLVVGDRVRFSPVPLEAQDPDLPQVQVVAVLPRRTLLKRGGIDDREPWQLICANAEELWVCAAVVDPPLRPGLLERAQTLALASGLGFRIIVTKRDRASSKDTLPELDPLRAQNLPIIETSAVTGAGLPELAGLLKGRTVALVGHSGVGKSTLINALAPGLNQRTGDMSRYGTGRQTTTGARWLPCATGGTLIDTPGIRNLSVRGFPRTLLPAIFPEFPPEWIEDPMALDPEDEALGLDYPERLLSMQRLWLEMDERNPNQNVFR from the coding sequence ATGGGACGCAAGTACCGCCTGGGCCAGAGCCGGGACGCCCACGACCTGGACAGCCCCGACGCCTACGCGCGGGAGGGCAAGGCCCAGAGCAAGCGCCGCCAGCAGTCCGCCGAGCGCCTGACCACCGAGGCGGAATCCCACGATTCCGACTCCATGCTCCTGCTGCCCGACGCGGCCCCCTGGGCCCACCTGGAGGCCGCCACGCTGGTGTGGCGCCACAGCCAGATCGTGGACCTGGAGCTGGACGACCGCACGCCCATCCGCGCCACCCTGGCCGGCAAGCTCAAGGGGGTGAAGCTGGTGGTGGGCGACCGGGTGCGCTTCTCCCCGGTGCCCCTGGAGGCCCAGGACCCGGACCTCCCCCAGGTGCAGGTGGTGGCCGTGCTGCCCCGGCGCACGCTCCTCAAGCGCGGCGGCATCGACGACCGGGAGCCCTGGCAGCTCATCTGCGCCAACGCGGAGGAGCTCTGGGTGTGCGCGGCGGTGGTCGATCCGCCCCTGCGCCCGGGCCTCCTGGAGCGGGCCCAGACGCTGGCCCTGGCCTCGGGCCTGGGCTTCCGCATCATCGTCACCAAGCGGGACCGGGCCTCCAGCAAGGACACCCTCCCCGAACTGGACCCCCTGCGGGCCCAGAACCTGCCCATTATCGAGACCAGCGCCGTGACGGGCGCGGGCCTCCCGGAACTGGCCGGGCTCCTCAAGGGCCGCACGGTGGCCCTGGTGGGCCACAGCGGCGTGGGCAAGAGCACCCTCATCAACGCCCTGGCCCCCGGCCTCAACCAGCGCACGGGGGACATGAGCCGCTACGGCACCGGCCGCCAGACCACCACCGGCGCGCGGTGGCTGCCCTGCGCCACCGGCGGCACCCTCATCGACACCCCGGGCATCCGGAACCTGAGCGTGCGCGGCTTCCCGCGCACCCTGCTCCCGGCCATCTTTCCCGAATTCCCCCCGGAGTGGATCGAGGATCCCATGGCCCTGGACCCCGAGGACGAGGCCCTCGGCCTGGACTACCCGGAGCGGCTCCTGAGCATGCAGCGGCTGTGGCTGGAGATGGACGAGCGCAACCCGAACCAGAACGTCTTCAGGTGA
- the mce gene encoding methylmalonyl-CoA epimerase, which translates to MQILRINHLGIASPTLDEAMGRMGRLFGMEADHVEEVAEQRVRTAFFPVGPSTLEYLESTDPEGPVGKFLEKKGPGIHHVAFEVDDVEAAVKELLAKGVRMIDKEPRAGAHGCRIAFIHPAETGGVLMELCQSPR; encoded by the coding sequence ATGCAAATTCTTCGCATCAACCACCTGGGCATCGCGTCCCCCACCCTGGACGAGGCCATGGGCCGCATGGGCAGGCTCTTCGGCATGGAGGCCGACCACGTGGAGGAGGTCGCCGAACAGCGCGTGCGCACCGCCTTCTTCCCCGTGGGCCCCAGCACGCTGGAGTACCTGGAGTCCACCGACCCCGAGGGGCCCGTGGGCAAGTTCCTCGAGAAGAAGGGGCCCGGCATCCACCATGTGGCTTTCGAGGTGGACGATGTGGAGGCTGCCGTGAAGGAACTCCTGGCCAAGGGGGTGCGCATGATCGACAAGGAGCCCCGGGCCGGAGCCCACGGCTGCAGGATCGCCTTCATCCACCCGGCGGAGACGGGGGGGGTCCTCATGGAGCTCTGCCAATCGCCTAGGTAG
- a CDS encoding YiiX/YebB-like N1pC/P60 family cysteine hydrolase — MLLQDSLSRALVEYLTGTVSSYQRRVPNDPELLRAVLRPGDVILVEGDTRISQIIKYLTQSSWSHATMYIGDALLRWGGPEADRALDRYGPEAARLLIESDLKDGVRVVPLAMYLDCNLRVCRPQGLRPGSLDRVMMELLTHLGVRYDQRNIFDLARYLFPFHLVPRRFRPRSLYLGSSSSREVICSALIAKAFYRAGITIQPPLGEGAGPQVRHPSYIMPRDFDLSANFQILKFGPPRPLLETAAPWDLT, encoded by the coding sequence ATGCTCCTCCAGGACTCCCTGTCCCGCGCCCTGGTCGAGTACCTCACGGGCACCGTGTCCAGCTACCAGCGCCGGGTCCCCAACGACCCGGAGCTGCTGCGCGCCGTGCTGCGGCCCGGGGACGTGATCCTGGTGGAGGGCGACACCCGCATCAGCCAGATCATCAAGTACCTCACCCAGAGCTCCTGGAGCCACGCCACGATGTACATCGGGGACGCCCTCCTGCGCTGGGGCGGACCCGAGGCGGACCGGGCCCTGGACCGGTACGGCCCGGAGGCCGCGCGCCTCCTCATCGAGAGCGACCTGAAGGACGGCGTGCGGGTCGTGCCCCTGGCCATGTACCTGGACTGCAACCTCCGCGTCTGCCGGCCCCAGGGACTGCGTCCCGGGAGCCTGGACCGCGTGATGATGGAGCTGCTGACACACCTGGGCGTGCGCTACGACCAGCGCAACATCTTCGACCTGGCCCGGTACCTCTTCCCCTTCCATCTCGTGCCCCGGCGCTTCCGGCCGCGCAGCCTCTACCTGGGCAGCTCCAGCAGCCGCGAGGTGATCTGCTCGGCGCTCATCGCCAAGGCCTTCTACCGCGCCGGCATCACCATCCAGCCGCCCCTGGGCGAAGGCGCGGGGCCCCAGGTCCGCCACCCCAGCTACATCATGCCCCGGGACTTCGACCTGTCGGCCAACTTCCAGATCCTCAAGTTCGGGCCCCCGCGGCCCCTGCTGGAGACCGCGGCCCCCTGGGACCTCACCTGA
- a CDS encoding ABC transporter permease has product MNVLDFIKLALFAITRNKTRAFLTMLGIIIGVGAVIAMIGIGQGSKKASIDIIQNMGSNMLTIFNGGGSSNSARGPMGMGSVPILLEEDAGLIERDLSGSTVVAATPQVRANRAIIYQNNNTVSTVQGSGVQFIQIRGWEVQQGRFFTEQETKGQAKVCVLGTTVRDTLFPNGEEPIGKIIRIAALPFEVVGILESKGAGMMGDQDDIVVAPYTTVMHKIVGTDRIQNILVSAQEGKADLAEMEITALLRQRLRLTPKDENPFMIRKQDDWVKMQDQQASVLTTFLAMAASISLIVGGIGISNIMLVSVTERTREIGVRRALGATRHSVLMQFLTEAVVLSILGGLLGVAIAYLIIWILKFTAVLPAVAEPWAVALGLGFSGVVGIVAGFLPALKAANLNVIDALRYE; this is encoded by the coding sequence ATGAACGTTCTCGACTTCATCAAGCTGGCGCTGTTCGCCATCACCCGGAACAAGACCCGGGCCTTCCTCACCATGCTCGGCATCATCATCGGCGTGGGCGCGGTCATCGCCATGATCGGCATCGGCCAGGGGTCCAAGAAGGCCTCCATCGACATCATCCAGAACATGGGCTCCAACATGCTGACCATCTTCAACGGCGGCGGCAGCTCCAACAGCGCCCGGGGCCCCATGGGCATGGGCTCGGTCCCGATCCTCCTGGAGGAGGACGCCGGGCTCATCGAGCGGGACCTCTCCGGTTCGACCGTGGTCGCGGCCACGCCGCAGGTGCGGGCCAACCGCGCCATCATCTACCAGAACAACAACACGGTCTCCACCGTGCAGGGATCGGGCGTCCAGTTCATCCAGATCCGGGGCTGGGAGGTGCAGCAGGGGCGGTTCTTCACGGAACAGGAAACCAAGGGGCAGGCCAAGGTCTGCGTCCTGGGCACCACCGTGCGCGACACGCTCTTCCCCAACGGCGAGGAGCCCATCGGCAAGATCATCCGCATCGCCGCGCTGCCTTTCGAGGTCGTCGGCATCCTGGAGTCCAAGGGCGCCGGCATGATGGGCGACCAGGACGACATCGTGGTCGCCCCCTACACGACGGTCATGCACAAGATCGTCGGGACCGACCGCATCCAGAACATCCTCGTGAGTGCGCAGGAGGGCAAGGCGGACCTGGCCGAGATGGAGATCACCGCGCTCCTGCGCCAGCGCCTGCGCCTGACGCCCAAGGACGAGAACCCCTTCATGATCCGCAAGCAGGACGACTGGGTGAAGATGCAGGACCAGCAGGCCAGCGTCCTCACCACCTTCCTGGCCATGGCCGCGAGCATCTCCCTCATCGTGGGCGGCATCGGCATCTCGAACATCATGCTCGTGAGCGTCACCGAGCGCACGCGGGAGATCGGCGTGCGCCGGGCCCTGGGCGCGACCCGCCACAGCGTGCTCATGCAGTTCCTCACCGAGGCCGTGGTGCTGTCCATCCTGGGCGGCCTCCTGGGGGTGGCCATCGCCTACCTGATCATCTGGATCCTCAAGTTCACCGCGGTCCTCCCGGCCGTGGCCGAGCCCTGGGCCGTGGCCCTGGGCCTGGGCTTCTCGGGGGTGGTGGGCATCGTCGCCGGGTTCCTCCCGGCGCTGAAGGCCGCGAACCTGAACGTGATCGACGCGCTCAGATATGAGTAG